In Candidatus Bathyarchaeia archaeon, the genomic stretch GGAGCCTTTTTCAGGGGGAAGTTCCACCACCAAAGCGGCTTTTCCATCTGAAGTGTAAGCTAAATCCTTTATCACACCAATCTTCTTGGCCTCCGACTCTATTACATCCTTGCCGGTGATTTCATCCCTTCGATGATACCTTGTCAAGCCTCTTCATCCCCAACCAGATACTAATTCCATTAGAAGCTATTTAAATTTGACATGAATCCTAAAGACTTTAATGTGGAGTAAAGGAGATTAATATGTTTTCACCTTTTCAATGGGCGTTTAGACGCAACATTAACGGTGTAGTAGATGACTACGAATAAGCATCACCCATACATACCTAACAGTGAGGAGGAGGTTGAAGCCTCACTTCTAAGGTCTCTGGGATTAACGGACGTTGAGGAGTTGTTCATGGATGTCCCACGCTCCGTGAGGCTTGATAGGCCTCTTAAAATTCCCGAATCCTCCTCGGAGCTTGAAGTGGAGCGGAGAATCGAGGAGATCTTAAAGGAGAACCTGTCCATTAAGGATTTGCCGGTATTCCTAGGAGGGGGATTTTGGCCCCACTATGTTCCAGCCGCCGTTGAGGAGATCGTCAACAGATCAGAGTTTCTAACCTCCTACACGCCCTATCAACCGGAAATCTCTCAGGGGGTTTTGCAGGCGTTATTCGAGTTTCAAAGCATGGTTGCTCAGCTTACTGGAATGGAATACTCAAACTGTTCGATGTATGATTGCTCTTCGGCTTTAGGTGAAGCCGCGCGAATGGCCGCCAGGTTTACGGGGAGGTTGAAGATTCTAATACCTGAATTCATTTCCCCGTTAAGGGAAAGAGTCCTCAAAACCTATGTTGAGCCTACTGGAATGCGGGTTATCAAGTATCCTCAAGAAGACTTGACCGGTCAAGTTGATGAGGAAGCCCTTAAAGGGCTTTGCGACGACGGGGTAGCGGCTGTCTACATCGAGAACCCATCATATTTAGGATTCGTCGAGGAGAGGGTTGAATTCGTTGAGGACACCGCCCACGCCGCTGGCGCGATGCTAATCGTAGGGGTGGATCCGCTAAGCCTCGGAATACTGAAGCCTCCAGGCGACTATGGAGCGGATATCGTGGTGGCTGAAGGCCAACCGTTAGGCCTCGGATTAAACTATGGAGGCCCAGGCCTAGGCATCATGGCGTGTAGAGATCTCTCCCTTTTAAGGCAGATGCCGGGAAGAATCGTAGGCATGACCCAAACGGTTGAAGGGGAGCTACCAGCTTTCTGCTTGGCTTTGCAAAGCCGAGAACAGCATATTAAACGTGAAAAAGCCACCTCTAACATATGCACCAACAACGCGCTGTGCGCGATAGCGGCGGCGGTTTATCTATCACTCCTAGGTTCCGACGGCCTAGCGGAGCTGGGTAAAATCATCGCCGCCAAATCCAGATACGCCATGGAGGCGTTAAATTCGATCAGCAAGGTTGAGGCCCCGGTTTTCCAGGCCTTCCACTTCAAGGAGTTCGTGGTTAGAATTCACGCCCCGATAGGGGTTGAAGACCTAAACGAACGCCTGCTGAAACATGGAGTATATGGCGGCCTACCCTTAAGGTCTGAGTTTCCGAAGCTGGGCAACGCGGCTTTGCTCTGCGTCACCGAGGTTCATTCCAAGGAGGATATAGACAAGTTGGTGGAGGCGATTCGACTGGAGGTTGGTTAAATTTGGGTTTTCATCAGGCGAGATGGACTGAGCCTCTTCTCAACGCGATTTCAAAAGGAGCTGGAAGGTGGGGAGGCCTTCCCAAACTCTCAACGGAGGAAGTGAAACGGTGGGAGAAAATCGAGGCCTCTATACCGAAAACGTTGAGGAGAACGAACCAACGGACACTTCCATCATTAACAGAAGTCGAGTCGGTTAGGCATTTCACAAGGCTTTCGGAGATGTGTTACGGTGTGGACTCTGGAATATACCCGTTGGGAAGTTGCACGATGAAGTATACCCCGAAGTTAACCAGCAGGATCGCTGGACATTGGAAAGTCAAATATGTTCATCCTCGGATGGATTGTGGAAAAACTCAAGGATTGCTGAGAATCATGTTTGAGCTCTCTGAATTTTTAGCTGAAATCGTGGGAATGGATAAGTTTTCTCTTCAACCCGCGGCTGGTGCCCAAGGAGAGCTTGCTGGAACCCTCATTATAAGGGCGTACCATCGTGAAAAAGGAGAGCTGGATGATAGGAAGGAAATAATAGTGCCGGACTCAGCGCATGGAACCAACCCGGCCAGCGCCTCCATGGCGGGGTTTAAAGTTGTAGTAGTCCCCTCAGGTGAGGATGGAACCATAGATGTCGAAGCCTTGAAATCCGCTGTGGGGAAGAACACGGCGGGTTTGATGATTACAAACCCGAACACCTTAGGGTTGTTTGAAAAAAACATCGTTGAAGTCGCGGAGATCATCCATGAAGCGGGTGGCCTACTATACTATGATGGGGCAAACCTCAACGCCATATTAGGTATCGCTAGGCCAGGTGACATGGGCTTCGACATAGCGCATGTGAACCTGCATAAAACCTTTTCCACGCCTCACGGAGGCGGAGGACCGGGGAGCGGACCTGTGGGGGTTAAGGCCTTTCTCGATAAGTTTCTACCAGTTCCAACGGTTGAGTTCGATGGAAAACAATATTACCTAGACTATGATAGACCCTACAGCGTAGGGTCGCTGACAAACTTCTACGGTAACGTATCTGTTTTAATCAGAGCATACGCCTACATCTTGATAATGGGGGCTCAAGGCCTAAGGAGGGCCGCTGAAGTGGCGGTGTTAAACTCAAACTACGTCGCT encodes the following:
- the gcvPA gene encoding aminomethyl-transferring glycine dehydrogenase subunit GcvPA, with protein sequence MTTNKHHPYIPNSEEEVEASLLRSLGLTDVEELFMDVPRSVRLDRPLKIPESSSELEVERRIEEILKENLSIKDLPVFLGGGFWPHYVPAAVEEIVNRSEFLTSYTPYQPEISQGVLQALFEFQSMVAQLTGMEYSNCSMYDCSSALGEAARMAARFTGRLKILIPEFISPLRERVLKTYVEPTGMRVIKYPQEDLTGQVDEEALKGLCDDGVAAVYIENPSYLGFVEERVEFVEDTAHAAGAMLIVGVDPLSLGILKPPGDYGADIVVAEGQPLGLGLNYGGPGLGIMACRDLSLLRQMPGRIVGMTQTVEGELPAFCLALQSREQHIKREKATSNICTNNALCAIAAAVYLSLLGSDGLAELGKIIAAKSRYAMEALNSISKVEAPVFQAFHFKEFVVRIHAPIGVEDLNERLLKHGVYGGLPLRSEFPKLGNAALLCVTEVHSKEDIDKLVEAIRLEVG
- the gcvPB gene encoding aminomethyl-transferring glycine dehydrogenase subunit GcvPB; its protein translation is MGFHQARWTEPLLNAISKGAGRWGGLPKLSTEEVKRWEKIEASIPKTLRRTNQRTLPSLTEVESVRHFTRLSEMCYGVDSGIYPLGSCTMKYTPKLTSRIAGHWKVKYVHPRMDCGKTQGLLRIMFELSEFLAEIVGMDKFSLQPAAGAQGELAGTLIIRAYHREKGELDDRKEIIVPDSAHGTNPASASMAGFKVVVVPSGEDGTIDVEALKSAVGKNTAGLMITNPNTLGLFEKNIVEVAEIIHEAGGLLYYDGANLNAILGIARPGDMGFDIAHVNLHKTFSTPHGGGGPGSGPVGVKAFLDKFLPVPTVEFDGKQYYLDYDRPYSVGSLTNFYGNVSVLIRAYAYILIMGAQGLRRAAEVAVLNSNYVANALSKLKGFTLAYPGQPRKHEFVLSAQPMLKEQGVRALDVSKRLLDYGIHAPTHYFPSIVPEALMVEPTETETKRELDGLIEAFKLISEEAYSHPDVLRKAPVNTAVGRVDEVRASHPKTMKLTW